From the genome of Fimbriimonadaceae bacterium, one region includes:
- a CDS encoding PAS domain S-box protein, with amino-acid sequence MAERINELEGQVASAKSAQKMHWYAARRFEELFHAVPAACYTHDASGKIYEFNRAAEHLWGIEAFEIFEKSVYGNLVGPKATASYIQVVERVLRGESVTEFEWEFDARDGTTHYLISNFFPARNLQNEIVSVSCATLDVTQIKVGEIERYRTSELVRQFVQHSPAPIAMFDTDMRFLVASDRWKSEFIGHAMELEGQELKDASPNLAERWQTQIVRALHGVASSKEDDPFEDVVTGGTSYYRWDIRPWRDQSGEVGGCIILCEDVTDRWQANQTILEGKAKLAEAQRVAKLGYWSYDVQSDRGEWAEELYAIHGLAKPDCIPLDQEKFFSLILPEDVERAKTVVEKAKKSETEFTLEYRIHRSDGETRYVLCRGKSRKTQSGMLLEGTAQDITDLKENELRLIEAQSRIASFIATSPTILYCVSADGTFACTYVSENVERVLGYAPEQFCGDLKSWTDRIHPNDKAAFDTQWQGVAEGKPFRCEYRSEHADGSYRWIVDEINLVRDSSGDPFEYVGSRTDITEQKQAEENLRLLSSVAETSSSGIFVFDASFRLKYVNTAFVKLVSSDAEDLVGKSAEEILTQFGSEEHAIRVLRQVFRNPKPTELELSVNDRYGDKYWFELVLNPVLDPEGKLTHFIAVAHNITDRKLVEHELQTANKRLEALASTDGLTGVQNNRAFRGFLELELQAAHAAKRPLSIILLDVDKFKSFNDSFGHLAGDEVLKGVADTLLDACRAGDFVARYGGEEFVVVLPGADEERAIAAAERIRTAIERVVWPHRQVTASFGVATVVGRCKDIEKIISEADKALYASKDAGRNCTTHFRHLAKKAA; translated from the coding sequence ATGGCCGAACGAATAAACGAGCTGGAAGGCCAGGTTGCAAGCGCTAAATCGGCGCAGAAGATGCACTGGTATGCCGCACGCAGGTTCGAGGAACTGTTTCATGCAGTTCCGGCAGCGTGCTACACGCATGATGCCTCCGGCAAGATCTACGAGTTCAATCGTGCCGCCGAACACTTGTGGGGTATCGAAGCCTTCGAGATTTTTGAGAAATCGGTTTATGGCAACCTCGTAGGGCCCAAGGCAACCGCGAGCTATATCCAGGTGGTCGAGAGAGTTCTCCGAGGAGAATCCGTCACCGAATTTGAGTGGGAGTTCGATGCCAGAGACGGCACCACCCACTACCTCATCTCCAATTTCTTCCCCGCGCGTAATTTGCAAAACGAGATCGTGTCCGTCAGTTGCGCGACTCTCGACGTTACCCAGATCAAAGTCGGCGAAATCGAGCGATATCGCACGTCAGAATTGGTAAGACAGTTTGTCCAACACTCCCCAGCGCCAATCGCAATGTTCGATACTGACATGCGATTCCTGGTCGCCTCAGATCGCTGGAAATCCGAGTTTATCGGACACGCGATGGAGCTCGAAGGGCAGGAGCTTAAGGACGCAAGCCCGAACCTTGCCGAGCGTTGGCAAACCCAGATCGTAAGAGCGCTCCACGGAGTCGCAAGCTCAAAAGAGGACGATCCGTTTGAGGATGTCGTTACCGGGGGAACCTCCTACTACCGTTGGGATATTCGCCCTTGGAGAGACCAAAGTGGAGAGGTCGGCGGCTGCATTATTCTCTGCGAAGATGTCACAGATCGCTGGCAGGCAAACCAAACAATCCTCGAAGGCAAGGCCAAACTTGCCGAGGCGCAAAGAGTTGCCAAACTTGGCTATTGGAGCTATGACGTCCAGTCGGATCGAGGCGAGTGGGCCGAAGAGCTCTATGCCATCCACGGTCTTGCAAAGCCCGATTGCATTCCACTTGACCAAGAGAAGTTTTTCAGTCTGATTCTTCCAGAGGATGTCGAGCGCGCGAAAACGGTCGTCGAGAAAGCAAAGAAAAGCGAAACAGAGTTCACCCTGGAATATCGCATCCATCGCAGCGACGGCGAAACGCGATATGTCCTTTGCCGCGGTAAAAGCAGGAAAACCCAATCGGGAATGTTGCTCGAAGGCACGGCCCAAGACATCACCGACCTTAAAGAGAACGAGCTTCGACTGATAGAGGCCCAAAGCCGGATCGCATCGTTCATCGCGACGAGCCCAACCATTCTGTACTGCGTCTCGGCGGACGGCACATTCGCCTGCACCTACGTGAGTGAGAACGTTGAGCGGGTTTTGGGATATGCCCCAGAGCAGTTCTGCGGTGATCTCAAGAGTTGGACAGATCGCATCCACCCCAACGATAAAGCGGCCTTTGACACTCAGTGGCAGGGAGTCGCGGAAGGCAAGCCCTTCCGATGCGAGTACCGCTCTGAACACGCCGACGGTTCGTATCGTTGGATCGTCGACGAGATCAATCTGGTCAGAGATTCATCTGGCGACCCCTTCGAGTACGTCGGTTCAAGAACCGACATCACCGAACAAAAGCAAGCCGAGGAGAATCTGCGACTGCTCTCCAGCGTTGCCGAAACATCTTCGAGCGGCATCTTCGTCTTTGACGCCAGCTTCCGACTCAAGTACGTAAACACCGCCTTTGTCAAGCTCGTGTCTTCCGATGCCGAAGACCTGGTGGGCAAATCTGCAGAGGAAATCCTAACGCAGTTCGGCTCCGAGGAGCATGCGATTCGTGTCCTACGGCAAGTCTTTAGAAACCCCAAACCCACCGAGCTTGAACTGAGCGTGAATGACCGTTACGGCGACAAGTATTGGTTCGAACTCGTGCTCAACCCGGTCTTAGACCCCGAAGGAAAGCTAACACACTTTATCGCCGTTGCACACAACATCACCGACCGAAAGCTCGTTGAGCACGAATTGCAAACCGCAAACAAACGGCTTGAGGCGTTGGCATCCACAGACGGCCTGACGGGTGTTCAAAACAACCGCGCATTCAGAGGTTTTCTGGAACTTGAGTTGCAAGCGGCACATGCTGCAAAAAGACCGCTGTCGATTATCCTTCTCGACGTTGACAAGTTCAAAAGCTTCAACGACAGCTTTGGGCATCTTGCTGGTGATGAGGTTCTCAAGGGAGTTGCCGACACTCTCCTCGATGCGTGCCGCGCGGGCGATTTCGTCGCTCGGTACGGTGGCGAAGAGTTCGTGGTTGTCCTGCCAGGAGCGGACGAAGAAAGGGCAATCGCAGCCGCAGAAAGAATTCGCACAGCTATCGAACGGGTGGTTTGGCCTCATCGACAGGTCACCGCCAGCTTTGGCGTCGCGACCGTCGTCGGTCGATGCAAGGATATCGAAAAGATCATCAGCGAAGCCGACAAGGCTCTCTATGCGAGTAAGGACGCCGGACGCAACTGCACGACGCATTTCCGACACTTGGCAAAGAAAGCGGCGTAG
- a CDS encoding putative N-acetylmannosamine-6-phosphate 2-epimerase translates to MRIEEFEESLRRCPVVASVQASDGSPTEDPLTLLRLAFASLQEGAQILRLQGVENILAIKSGTGVPVIGLIKQAYAGSEVYITPTVTEVDALIEEGCEVIALDGTRRARPDRAPLRSLIEYIHRRGLLAMADCDSPDSVRHALEAGADIIGTTLAGYTQESWGSSGPDLEFLREAVRIAGSTPVLAEGRFQEPWQAQAALRIGAAGVVIGGALNDPVKQTRRFVAATARSKANVGAVDIGGTWLRFGYFSSDWKLLSSSRIALPKSQGEREAWIREQAGEFSVRRIGISTGGTVDPASKVVIEAKPIIPDYEGASYDWDGLDTVVLNDGLATAWGHANLPQFAGMRVATLSLGTGVGCGLVANGAIWRGPYGEYPRLNDLLAGSESFEELLGGAALTPTPTESQKDRAVQAARTAIGTLAALWMPDVIVVGGGVGLSDWLQEMIYNLNSDIAEGWVKPDILPSPLGADAGLYGAAALALFAQA, encoded by the coding sequence ATGCGGATTGAAGAGTTTGAAGAGAGCCTCCGGCGATGCCCGGTCGTGGCAAGTGTACAAGCAAGCGATGGGTCGCCGACAGAGGACCCGCTCACCCTGCTAAGGCTTGCCTTTGCGAGCCTCCAAGAAGGTGCGCAAATCCTGCGGTTGCAGGGGGTTGAGAACATCCTCGCGATCAAAAGTGGCACGGGGGTGCCGGTTATCGGCCTGATCAAGCAGGCCTACGCGGGCAGCGAGGTTTATATAACACCTACTGTTACCGAAGTCGATGCCCTCATTGAAGAAGGATGCGAAGTTATCGCCCTTGATGGAACACGTCGCGCTCGACCGGATAGGGCTCCTTTGCGTTCCCTTATCGAATACATACATCGCCGCGGACTCCTTGCGATGGCGGATTGCGACAGTCCCGATTCGGTTCGTCACGCGCTTGAGGCAGGGGCGGACATTATCGGCACGACGCTCGCCGGATACACGCAGGAGAGTTGGGGCAGTTCCGGTCCAGACCTTGAGTTTCTGCGCGAAGCGGTGCGCATTGCGGGGAGTACCCCAGTCTTGGCAGAAGGTCGTTTTCAGGAGCCTTGGCAAGCTCAGGCTGCCTTGCGGATTGGGGCAGCTGGGGTTGTGATCGGTGGGGCCCTAAACGATCCGGTAAAGCAGACTCGCCGGTTTGTTGCGGCTACAGCTCGAAGCAAAGCTAACGTTGGGGCAGTGGACATCGGGGGAACTTGGCTGCGCTTTGGCTACTTCAGCAGCGATTGGAAACTGCTTTCTTCGTCGCGGATTGCACTTCCAAAATCGCAAGGAGAACGTGAGGCCTGGATTCGCGAGCAAGCCGGTGAGTTTTCTGTCAGGAGGATCGGAATCTCAACCGGGGGAACCGTCGATCCCGCTTCTAAGGTGGTAATTGAAGCGAAGCCGATCATTCCAGATTACGAAGGCGCAAGTTACGATTGGGATGGGCTTGATACGGTTGTCCTCAATGACGGCTTGGCGACGGCTTGGGGGCACGCTAACCTGCCCCAGTTTGCGGGCATGCGGGTTGCAACGCTTAGCCTGGGCACGGGGGTTGGCTGCGGCTTGGTCGCGAACGGAGCTATCTGGAGAGGGCCCTATGGTGAGTACCCTCGGCTCAACGATCTGCTTGCAGGCTCGGAATCATTTGAGGAGCTTCTCGGCGGAGCGGCGTTGACGCCGACCCCAACGGAATCGCAAAAAGATAGGGCCGTTCAAGCGGCACGGACAGCCATCGGAACTCTTGCCGCGCTGTGGATGCCGGATGTGATTGTTGTCGGTGGTGGGGTTGGGCTCTCCGACTGGCTGCAAGAGATGATCTATAACTTGAACTCCGATATTGCTGAGGGATGGGTGAAGCCGGATATTCTTCCAAGTCCACTAGGGGCCGATGCGGGGCTATATGGCGCGGCTGCACTTGCGCTTTTCGCGCAGGCTTAG
- a CDS encoding uracil-DNA glycosylase has translation MSSPTDTELTAAITPVAGISQPLPLERWPQDLLQLRQRALCCQTCAIAERRNNVVFGEGNPASPLVLVGEGPGETEDHTGRPFVGRAGQMLDRALRDNGLSREIVYICNVVKCRACDWREGKAFNRPPTDEEVLACSQWLKPQLEIIAPKVVLCIGAPSAKLIIKKDFKITAERGKYFPCAYARTAIAALHPAYILRQSSSTHDGGYSLLVADIARAWAAAQKLLVEGQEAEPAKESSTDEQVSEQESLF, from the coding sequence TTGAGTAGCCCGACCGATACCGAGTTGACAGCAGCGATTACACCTGTCGCAGGAATCAGTCAGCCTCTGCCGCTTGAACGATGGCCTCAAGACCTCCTCCAACTACGACAGCGGGCGCTTTGTTGTCAGACCTGTGCCATCGCGGAGCGGAGAAACAATGTCGTCTTTGGTGAGGGCAATCCAGCTTCTCCGTTGGTGTTGGTGGGGGAAGGGCCAGGCGAGACGGAAGACCACACAGGGCGTCCGTTTGTAGGTCGTGCTGGGCAGATGCTGGATCGGGCTCTGCGAGACAATGGGTTAAGCCGCGAAATCGTTTATATCTGCAACGTGGTCAAGTGTCGGGCATGCGATTGGCGGGAGGGAAAAGCATTCAATCGCCCGCCAACAGACGAGGAAGTTCTTGCCTGCTCTCAATGGCTTAAACCCCAGCTTGAGATTATCGCTCCCAAGGTTGTACTTTGTATCGGAGCGCCGAGCGCAAAGCTGATCATCAAGAAAGACTTCAAGATCACGGCAGAGCGCGGGAAGTACTTTCCGTGTGCCTACGCTCGGACGGCTATTGCGGCGTTGCATCCGGCATATATCCTTCGGCAATCCTCAAGCACCCACGATGGCGGATACTCTCTGCTGGTTGCCGACATCGCACGCGCGTGGGCAGCAGCACAGAAGCTTCTGGTTGAAGGGCAGGAGGCTGAGCCGGCGAAGGAATCATCCACGGATGAACAGGTTTCGGAACAGGAGAGCCTGTTCTAA
- a CDS encoding HIT domain-containing protein, which yields MAERLWAPWRFTYIEKASPSDGGCIFVDLPQQDSDRENLILWRGKTAFVMLNAFPYTNGHLMIAPYKHTNDIGALDDAELLEINKLVAACVRWVTAAYKPDGFNIGVNVGHAAGAGIPSHIHWHVVPRWNGDTNFMTTVGDVRVLPQTLEQSYDRLKAIAEGETVE from the coding sequence ATGGCCGAACGGCTTTGGGCGCCTTGGCGATTCACCTATATCGAGAAAGCATCTCCAAGCGATGGAGGATGCATTTTCGTCGATCTTCCCCAGCAGGATAGCGATCGGGAAAACCTAATTTTGTGGCGTGGCAAAACGGCTTTTGTGATGCTGAATGCCTTCCCGTATACCAACGGGCACTTGATGATCGCCCCTTACAAACATACGAACGACATCGGCGCGCTCGACGATGCCGAGCTCTTAGAGATCAACAAGCTGGTTGCCGCATGTGTACGATGGGTGACAGCGGCCTACAAGCCGGATGGTTTTAATATCGGTGTCAACGTCGGACATGCTGCGGGCGCGGGTATCCCTTCCCATATTCATTGGCATGTGGTGCCGCGCTGGAACGGCGATACAAACTTTATGACGACGGTGGGCGATGTGCGTGTCCTGCCACAAACCTTGGAGCAGAGCTACGACAGGTTGAAAGCGATTGCTGAGGGGGAGACTGTTGAGTAG